A window of the Cystobacter fuscus genome harbors these coding sequences:
- the frr gene encoding ribosome recycling factor, which produces MADVVTDLKGRIDKTLDDLKKELTKVRTGRASPNLLDGIRVDYYGTPTPLSGVANVTSPEPRLIIIKPWEKSVLKDIEKAIREANLGINPMNDGEVIRLPFPPLTEERRKEIAKQVKTKGEDHKVAIRNIRRDANEALKAQLKDKKITEDDSKRLTEKVQKETDEGVKKVDEIISKKEKEVMEV; this is translated from the coding sequence ATGGCAGACGTCGTGACCGATCTGAAGGGCCGTATCGACAAGACGCTCGATGATCTCAAGAAGGAGCTCACCAAGGTGCGCACCGGCCGCGCCAGCCCCAACCTGCTGGACGGCATCCGGGTGGACTACTACGGCACCCCCACGCCCCTGAGCGGCGTGGCCAACGTCACCTCGCCCGAGCCCCGGCTCATCATCATCAAGCCCTGGGAGAAGAGCGTCCTCAAGGACATCGAGAAGGCCATCCGCGAGGCCAACCTCGGCATCAACCCGATGAACGACGGCGAGGTCATCCGCCTGCCCTTCCCCCCGCTCACCGAGGAGCGGCGCAAGGAGATCGCCAAGCAGGTGAAGACCAAGGGCGAGGATCACAAGGTCGCCATCCGCAACATCCGCCGCGACGCCAACGAGGCGCTCAAGGCGCAGCTCAAGGACAAGAAGATCACCGAGGACGACTCCAAGCGCCTGACGGAAAAGGTGCAGAAGGAGACGGACGAGGGCGTGAAGAAGGTCGACGAGATCATCTCCAAGAAGGAGAAGGAAGTGATGGAGGTCTGA
- the pyrH gene encoding UMP kinase, giving the protein MSAPASSPRYKRILLKLSGEALMGEGKYGIHPPTLTRIASELKEVVQAGVELAVVIGGGNIFRGVAGSTEGMDRASADYMGMLATCINSMALQDALEKQGCHTRVLSAIKMEQIAEPYIRRRAVRHLEKGRIVIFAAGTGNPYFTTDTAASLRAMEINAEVILKATKVDGVYNADPKKDSSARRYRTLTYMDVLQQNLNVMDSTAISLCMDNKLPIIVFDLTQRGNIAKATLGQLGEIGTLVGVGETAWA; this is encoded by the coding sequence ATGTCCGCTCCAGCCTCGTCACCGCGCTACAAGCGCATCCTGCTCAAGCTGTCTGGCGAAGCCCTGATGGGTGAAGGGAAGTACGGCATCCACCCGCCCACGCTCACGCGCATTGCCTCGGAGTTGAAGGAGGTGGTGCAGGCCGGCGTGGAGCTGGCCGTGGTCATTGGCGGAGGCAACATCTTCCGCGGCGTGGCCGGCTCCACCGAGGGCATGGATCGCGCGAGCGCCGACTACATGGGCATGCTCGCCACCTGCATCAACTCCATGGCGCTGCAGGACGCGCTGGAGAAGCAGGGCTGCCACACGCGCGTGCTCTCGGCCATCAAGATGGAGCAGATCGCCGAGCCCTACATCCGCCGGCGCGCCGTGCGCCACCTGGAGAAGGGCCGCATCGTCATCTTCGCCGCCGGCACCGGCAACCCCTACTTCACCACCGACACCGCCGCCTCCCTGCGCGCCATGGAGATCAACGCCGAGGTCATCCTCAAGGCCACCAAGGTGGACGGCGTGTACAACGCGGATCCCAAGAAGGACTCCTCCGCGCGCCGCTACCGGACGCTCACGTACATGGACGTGCTCCAGCAGAACCTGAACGTGATGGACTCCACCGCCATCTCGCTCTGCATGGACAACAAGCTGCCCATCATCGTGTTCGACCTGACCCAGCGCGGCAACATCGCCAAGGCGACCCTGGGGCAGCTCGGGGAGATTGGCACCCTGGTGGGCGTGGGCGAGACCGCCTGGGCCTGA
- the tsf gene encoding translation elongation factor Ts codes for MADVSATMVKELREKTGAGLMDCKKALAESAGDFVKAEEWLRKKGIAKAGSKEGRVAAEGLIGSYIHGGRIGVLVEVNCETDFVARNPDFQELVKDVAMHIAAANPLYVRREEVATDKLDKEKEIQRELLKQQGKPEAMWDKILVGKVEKYYEQVCLVDQFWVKDDKKKVGEMINERAAKIGEKVAVRRFVRFEVGAGIEKKKDDLAAEVAKTLGQA; via the coding sequence ATGGCCGACGTCAGCGCCACGATGGTGAAGGAACTCCGCGAGAAGACCGGCGCGGGCTTGATGGATTGCAAGAAGGCGCTCGCCGAGTCCGCGGGTGACTTCGTGAAGGCCGAGGAGTGGCTGCGCAAGAAGGGCATCGCCAAGGCGGGCAGCAAGGAAGGCCGCGTGGCGGCCGAGGGCCTCATCGGCTCCTACATCCACGGCGGCCGCATCGGCGTGCTCGTGGAGGTCAACTGCGAGACGGACTTCGTCGCCCGCAACCCGGACTTCCAGGAGCTGGTGAAGGACGTGGCCATGCACATCGCCGCGGCCAACCCCCTGTACGTGCGCCGCGAGGAGGTCGCCACCGACAAGCTGGACAAGGAGAAGGAGATCCAGCGCGAGCTGCTCAAGCAGCAGGGCAAGCCCGAGGCCATGTGGGACAAGATCCTCGTGGGCAAGGTGGAGAAGTACTACGAGCAGGTGTGCCTCGTGGACCAGTTCTGGGTGAAGGACGACAAGAAGAAGGTCGGCGAGATGATCAACGAGCGCGCCGCGAAGATTGGCGAGAAGGTCGCCGTGCGCCGCTTCGTCCGCTTCGAGGTGGGTGCCGGCATCGAGAAGAAGAAGGACGACCTGGCGGCCGAGGTGGCCAAGACGCTCGGCCAGGCCTGA
- a CDS encoding diguanylate cyclase — MALVLVAEPSVAVAGALRRFLEGAGHEVLVAGAVPEALERVRELAPVLVLSSVTESFDGESLCRQVKEELPGTPVLLLYLPEEESPETRSASAGAEACLVGPLKRATVVSCVSLMIQLSKAREAVSVARTEMQLLQQQGNRREATVPLTDLEFFKRLLFMEVKRSRRYRYPIAYLLLEPDRYAETLASLPPPLRTSALAETLRHISDGLRDIDVAVPFAEGRFIIFLPYTPYEGALVVAERLRQRVKQVESVQGLTASLGVAVFEPSAAKGQAQVSFGSLMKEAGEALRRAQADGGDRVVGRAVVSEPAASAASDAAPETTPEEQE; from the coding sequence ATGGCGCTGGTCCTCGTCGCGGAGCCCTCGGTCGCGGTGGCCGGGGCGCTGCGCCGCTTCCTGGAGGGTGCCGGCCATGAGGTGTTGGTGGCCGGCGCGGTCCCGGAGGCCCTGGAGCGGGTGCGCGAGCTGGCGCCCGTCCTCGTGCTGTCTTCCGTCACGGAGAGTTTCGACGGGGAGAGCCTCTGCCGGCAGGTGAAGGAGGAGCTGCCGGGCACGCCGGTGCTGCTGCTCTACCTGCCGGAGGAGGAGAGCCCCGAGACGCGCTCGGCCTCCGCCGGAGCCGAGGCGTGTCTGGTGGGGCCCCTCAAGCGCGCCACCGTGGTGTCGTGCGTGAGCCTGATGATCCAACTCTCCAAGGCGCGCGAGGCGGTGTCGGTGGCGCGCACCGAGATGCAGCTCCTGCAGCAGCAGGGCAACCGCCGCGAGGCGACGGTGCCGCTGACGGACCTGGAGTTCTTCAAGCGGTTGCTCTTCATGGAAGTCAAGCGCAGCCGCCGCTACCGCTACCCCATCGCCTACCTGCTCCTGGAGCCGGATCGCTACGCGGAGACGCTCGCGTCGCTGCCGCCCCCGCTGCGCACGTCCGCGCTGGCGGAGACGCTCCGGCACATCAGCGACGGGCTGCGGGACATCGACGTGGCGGTGCCCTTCGCCGAGGGGCGCTTCATCATCTTCCTGCCCTATACCCCCTACGAGGGGGCCCTGGTGGTGGCGGAGCGGTTGCGCCAGCGCGTCAAGCAGGTGGAGTCCGTCCAGGGCCTCACGGCGTCGCTGGGCGTCGCGGTGTTCGAGCCGTCGGCGGCCAAGGGCCAGGCCCAGGTGAGCTTCGGCAGCCTGATGAAGGAGGCGGGCGAGGCCCTGCGCCGCGCGCAGGCGGACGGCGGAGATCGCGTCGTGGGGCGCGCGGTGGTCTCGGAGCCCGCCGCGTCGGCGGCCTCGGACGCCGCCCCGGAGACGACTCCGGAGGAGCAGGAGTAG
- a CDS encoding glycosyltransferase family 2 protein produces MLDNKKICVVMPGYNAENTVQKTYDEIPKDIVDDIILVDDGSKDRTAEVARSLGVHTIVHPRNRGYGGNQKTCYTEALKRGADIVVMLHPDYQYTPKLIPALTSCISSGVYDIALGSRILGKSALQGGMPLYKFVANRVLTAVENILVDHRLSEYHTGYRAFSREVLLTLPLEENDDDFVFDNQMLVQAIHFGFRIGEVSCPTRYETDSSSISFARSVRYGFGVLETAAQLRLTRMGLLHPRFLSPEGRKLTLPTGPSSQAAESRS; encoded by the coding sequence ATGCTCGACAACAAGAAGATTTGTGTCGTGATGCCTGGGTACAACGCCGAGAACACCGTCCAGAAGACCTACGACGAGATCCCCAAGGACATCGTCGACGACATCATCCTCGTCGATGATGGCTCCAAGGATCGCACGGCGGAGGTCGCGCGCTCGCTGGGGGTGCACACGATCGTCCACCCGAGGAACCGGGGCTACGGCGGCAACCAGAAGACCTGCTACACCGAGGCGCTCAAGCGAGGCGCGGACATCGTGGTGATGCTCCACCCCGACTACCAGTACACGCCCAAGCTCATCCCCGCGCTGACCTCGTGCATCAGCAGCGGCGTCTACGACATCGCGCTGGGCTCGCGCATCCTGGGCAAGTCGGCGCTCCAGGGCGGCATGCCGCTCTACAAGTTCGTGGCCAACCGCGTCCTCACCGCCGTGGAGAACATCCTCGTCGACCACCGCCTCAGCGAGTACCACACGGGCTATCGCGCCTTCTCGCGCGAGGTGCTGCTCACCCTGCCGCTGGAGGAGAACGACGACGACTTCGTGTTCGACAACCAGATGCTGGTGCAGGCCATCCACTTCGGCTTCCGCATCGGCGAGGTGAGCTGTCCCACGCGCTACGAGACGGACTCGTCCTCCATCAGCTTCGCCAGGAGCGTGCGCTACGGCTTCGGCGTGCTGGAGACCGCGGCCCAGTTGCGGCTGACCCGGATGGGGCTCCTCCATCCGCGCTTCCTCTCGCCAGAGGGGCGCAAGCTGACGCTGCCGACCGGGCCTTCCTCCCAGGCGGCGGAGTCGCGCTCGTGA
- a CDS encoding class I SAM-dependent methyltransferase produces MKCVGCGGPLRTRFARVVDPRTRDVFTLDECQDCGLGHTLPQPEDLTPYYGETYHGGRHGMTAAWCNARRLRLVRQAAGRSTGGRLLDVGCGDGSFLLAARKRGWRVLGTEFNPRGAREAGLEVYERIEEVLPGGKFDCITLWHSLEHLRDPLASLRMLSGALAPGGVIVLAVPDADGVQARLFGPAWFHLDVPRHLYHFGRGSLTRMVERAGLRVERHWHQEFEYDVMGVAQSALNVLMPTPNVFFDRLTGKPSEGGPTERALSFALGPALSALAMPPVTLTTLLERGGTLIVSARPTATSPS; encoded by the coding sequence GTGAAGTGCGTGGGCTGTGGCGGCCCACTGAGGACCCGCTTCGCCCGGGTGGTGGATCCGCGCACGCGTGATGTCTTCACCCTCGACGAGTGCCAGGACTGTGGGTTGGGGCACACGCTGCCCCAGCCCGAGGATCTCACGCCCTACTACGGAGAGACCTACCACGGTGGCCGGCATGGGATGACGGCCGCCTGGTGCAACGCCCGGCGGCTGCGGCTCGTGCGGCAGGCGGCGGGGAGGAGCACGGGAGGCCGGCTGTTGGACGTGGGCTGCGGAGATGGCTCCTTCCTGCTCGCCGCCCGGAAGCGGGGCTGGCGGGTGCTGGGCACGGAGTTCAACCCGCGAGGAGCACGTGAGGCGGGGCTCGAGGTGTACGAGCGCATCGAGGAGGTGCTGCCTGGCGGGAAGTTCGACTGCATCACGCTCTGGCACAGCCTGGAGCACCTGAGGGATCCGCTGGCCAGCCTCCGGATGCTCTCGGGCGCCCTGGCGCCTGGAGGCGTCATCGTGCTGGCGGTGCCCGACGCGGATGGAGTCCAGGCCCGCCTCTTCGGCCCCGCGTGGTTCCACCTGGACGTGCCCCGCCACCTGTACCACTTCGGCCGAGGGTCGCTCACGCGCATGGTCGAGCGCGCCGGGCTCCGCGTGGAGCGCCACTGGCACCAGGAGTTCGAGTACGACGTGATGGGCGTCGCCCAGAGTGCCCTCAACGTGCTGATGCCCACGCCCAACGTCTTCTTCGATCGGCTCACCGGCAAGCCCTCGGAGGGCGGCCCCACCGAGCGCGCCCTGAGCTTCGCCCTGGGCCCGGCCTTGAGCGCCCTGGCCATGCCCCCGGTGACCCTGACCACCCTGCTCGAGCGCGGGGGCACGCTCATCGTCTCCGCCCGGCCCACCGCCACCTCCCCCTCATGA
- a CDS encoding SixA phosphatase family protein, translated as MRIFLVRHGEADAEAPEGLGDEARALTAKARANTAAHFASLAERIGTVSLVLTSPLVRTVQTAQMLSTSLKHEGPLRVHRCLLPDMPVGAVTPVIDEHAGENIILVGHQPSMGALATHLLGMQSFPKQVSPGTVIAIERPDATEPGVAPAPAKLLFFASPGQQIIDVLQ; from the coding sequence TTGAGGATCTTCCTGGTAAGGCACGGAGAGGCGGACGCGGAGGCCCCCGAGGGACTCGGCGACGAGGCTCGCGCGCTCACTGCCAAGGCCCGAGCCAACACGGCCGCGCATTTCGCGTCGCTGGCGGAGCGCATCGGTACAGTCTCGCTCGTGCTCACGAGCCCACTGGTGCGCACGGTGCAGACGGCGCAAATGCTCTCCACCTCCCTGAAGCACGAGGGGCCGCTGCGAGTGCACCGCTGCCTGCTGCCGGACATGCCGGTGGGAGCCGTGACGCCCGTCATCGACGAGCACGCGGGCGAGAACATCATCCTCGTGGGCCATCAGCCCTCCATGGGCGCCCTGGCCACCCACCTGCTCGGGATGCAGTCGTTCCCCAAGCAGGTGAGCCCCGGCACCGTCATCGCCATCGAGCGCCCGGACGCCACCGAGCCCGGCGTCGCTCCCGCCCCCGCGAAGCTGCTCTTCTTCGCCTCGCCGGGCCAGCAGATCATCGACGTCCTCCAGTAG
- a CDS encoding FAD-dependent oxidoreductase, translating into MQSLNALPSNDGPALTLGIPGFSFEDLYRPRGLRRLSDHFDAQLAKDEPELFQSFDAYRKAGGKGLEGPAESELLIRVARHVGAFVSKLFGVEAESDRLARSLKSELPLFDFKREFITRRVFKKGAADRPSLAEYPSLDARMRLMLSLAFPEALASDDVERALAESLLTLMDLERLFSGTSGNLPPLTPEQSETLRTRWTGLRAALLSAPEGKEAFGSSLVQQGSDEAELQSVRNLLSLADRWTYARALHPEMKELFHKWPTHRVPKPLVFDQLVQLERPDPNMPEATQGSEHHLRYRDGFKLTDPRGTQREVMGEVDYCVICHERKKDSCSTGFVAKDPVAEGHTYKKNPLGIPLTGCPLDERISEAHALKREGLSVGALAMVMLDNPMCPGTGHRICNDCMKACVFQKQEPVNIPLAETGTLTEVLGLPWGFEIYGLLTRWNPLNVRRPYALPYVGRNVLVVGMGPAGYTLSHYLVNEGFGVVGIDGLKIEPFPDELVGRNGKKLLPIHDWHAITRELDERIQEGFGGVSEYGITVRWDKNFLTLLHLTLERRENLRIYGGIRFGGTLTIEDAWKMGFDHLAIAAGAGKPTIIGMKNNLIRGIRKASDFLMALQLTGAFKRDSLTNLQVRLPAIVIGGGLTGIDTATELMAYYPVQVEKTLLRHEQLVAELGEETVLARLDPEEKATYLTFLEHGRAVRAERESAKAEGRAPDFIRLVRGWGGVSLVYRRGLTESPAYRLNHEEVSKALEEGIRFIERMSPVEALADEKGAVRALRFERMVTKDGKLRGSGEFFEMPARTVCVAAGTAPNVTYEKEYPGTFELDENKEYFRSYELAESPEGFSLSEVKPVEDIGAKVGFFTSYRKEGHFVSYFGDNHPTYAGNVVKAMASAKDGYPEVARLYAKEVAALDFNDELAQARRDEKLAAHFGKLDEALLARVVTVNRLTPTIVEVVVKAPFAAQHFEPGQFYRLQNFERTATVVDGVRLTMEGLALTGAWVDKEKGLMGTIVLEMGSSSRLCAALKPGEPVVVMGPTGAPTEIPHNETVLLVGGGLGNAVLFSIARSLRAAGCKVVYFAGFRQRADVFKHEEIEASTDQVVWSVDAGDTIEPRRPQDSSFRGNVVQAMLAYAKGELSTKPLVSFSQVDRIIAIGSDRMMRAVQEARHGVLQPHLKPEHEAIGSINSPMQCMMKEICAQCLQRHVDPKTGKETWVFSCFNQDQRLDEVDFANLNQRLRGNTVLEKMSDLYLAQLLKKVPGLRRV; encoded by the coding sequence ATGCAATCCTTGAACGCTCTTCCTTCCAACGACGGACCCGCGCTGACCCTCGGTATTCCCGGCTTCAGCTTCGAGGATCTCTACCGTCCGCGCGGGCTGCGCCGCCTGTCCGATCACTTCGACGCCCAGCTGGCCAAGGACGAGCCCGAGCTCTTCCAGAGCTTCGACGCCTACCGCAAGGCGGGCGGCAAGGGCCTCGAGGGCCCCGCCGAGTCCGAGCTGCTCATCCGCGTGGCGCGCCATGTGGGCGCCTTCGTGTCCAAGCTCTTCGGCGTCGAGGCCGAGTCGGACCGGCTGGCGCGCTCGCTCAAGAGCGAGCTGCCCCTGTTCGACTTCAAGCGCGAGTTCATCACCCGCCGCGTGTTCAAGAAGGGCGCCGCGGATCGCCCCTCGCTCGCCGAGTACCCGTCGCTGGACGCGCGGATGCGGCTGATGCTGTCGCTCGCCTTCCCCGAGGCGCTCGCGAGCGACGACGTGGAGCGCGCGCTGGCCGAGTCGCTGCTCACGCTGATGGATCTGGAGCGGCTGTTCTCCGGCACCTCCGGCAACCTGCCGCCCCTCACGCCCGAGCAGTCCGAGACGCTGCGCACCCGGTGGACGGGCCTGCGCGCCGCGCTGCTGTCGGCGCCCGAGGGCAAGGAGGCGTTCGGCTCCAGCCTGGTGCAGCAGGGCTCGGACGAGGCGGAGCTGCAGTCGGTGCGCAACCTCTTGTCGCTGGCGGACCGCTGGACGTACGCGCGCGCGCTGCACCCGGAGATGAAGGAGCTGTTCCACAAGTGGCCCACGCACCGGGTGCCCAAGCCGCTGGTGTTCGATCAGCTCGTGCAGCTCGAGCGGCCGGACCCGAACATGCCCGAGGCCACGCAGGGCTCGGAGCACCACCTGCGCTACCGCGACGGCTTCAAGCTGACGGATCCGCGCGGCACCCAGCGCGAGGTGATGGGCGAGGTGGACTACTGCGTCATCTGCCACGAGCGCAAGAAGGACTCGTGCTCCACGGGCTTCGTGGCGAAGGATCCGGTGGCCGAGGGCCACACGTACAAGAAGAACCCGCTGGGGATTCCGCTCACCGGCTGTCCGCTGGACGAGCGCATCTCGGAGGCGCACGCGCTCAAGCGCGAGGGCCTGTCGGTGGGCGCGCTGGCCATGGTGATGCTGGACAACCCGATGTGTCCGGGCACCGGCCACCGCATCTGCAACGACTGCATGAAGGCCTGCGTCTTCCAGAAGCAGGAGCCGGTGAACATCCCCCTGGCGGAGACGGGCACGCTCACCGAGGTGCTGGGCCTGCCCTGGGGCTTCGAGATCTACGGCCTGCTCACGCGCTGGAATCCGCTCAACGTGCGTCGTCCGTACGCGCTGCCGTACGTGGGCCGCAACGTGCTCGTGGTGGGCATGGGCCCCGCGGGCTACACGCTCTCGCACTACCTGGTGAACGAGGGCTTTGGCGTGGTGGGCATCGACGGCCTGAAGATCGAGCCCTTCCCGGACGAGCTGGTGGGCCGCAACGGCAAGAAGCTCCTGCCCATCCACGACTGGCACGCCATCACCCGCGAGCTGGACGAGCGCATCCAGGAGGGCTTCGGCGGCGTGTCCGAGTACGGCATCACCGTGCGCTGGGACAAGAACTTCCTCACCCTGCTCCACCTGACGCTCGAGCGGCGCGAGAACCTGCGCATCTACGGCGGCATCCGCTTCGGTGGCACGCTCACCATCGAGGACGCGTGGAAGATGGGGTTCGATCACCTCGCGATCGCCGCGGGCGCGGGCAAGCCCACCATCATCGGGATGAAGAACAACCTCATCCGGGGCATCCGCAAGGCGAGCGACTTCCTCATGGCGCTGCAGCTCACGGGCGCCTTCAAGCGCGACTCGCTCACCAACCTCCAGGTGCGCCTGCCGGCCATCGTCATCGGCGGTGGCCTCACCGGCATCGACACCGCCACGGAGCTGATGGCGTACTACCCGGTGCAGGTGGAGAAGACGCTGCTGCGGCACGAGCAGCTCGTGGCGGAGCTGGGCGAGGAGACGGTGCTCGCGCGGCTGGATCCCGAGGAGAAGGCGACCTACCTCACCTTCCTGGAGCATGGCCGGGCGGTGCGCGCCGAGCGCGAGAGCGCGAAGGCCGAGGGACGGGCGCCGGACTTCATCCGGCTGGTGCGCGGCTGGGGCGGCGTGAGCCTGGTGTACCGCCGCGGCCTCACCGAGTCGCCCGCCTACCGCCTCAACCACGAGGAGGTGTCCAAGGCGCTCGAGGAGGGCATCCGCTTCATCGAGCGCATGAGCCCGGTGGAGGCGCTGGCGGACGAGAAGGGCGCGGTGCGGGCGCTGCGCTTCGAGCGCATGGTGACGAAGGACGGCAAGCTGCGCGGCAGCGGCGAGTTCTTCGAGATGCCCGCGCGCACGGTGTGCGTGGCGGCCGGCACGGCGCCCAACGTCACCTACGAGAAGGAGTACCCGGGCACCTTCGAGCTGGACGAGAACAAGGAGTACTTCCGCAGCTACGAGCTGGCCGAGTCCCCCGAGGGCTTCTCCCTGTCCGAGGTGAAGCCGGTGGAGGACATCGGCGCGAAGGTGGGCTTCTTCACCTCGTACCGCAAGGAGGGCCACTTCGTTTCCTACTTCGGAGACAACCACCCCACCTACGCGGGCAACGTGGTGAAGGCCATGGCGAGCGCGAAGGATGGCTACCCCGAGGTGGCGCGGCTGTACGCGAAGGAAGTGGCGGCGCTGGACTTCAACGACGAGCTGGCGCAGGCGCGGCGCGACGAGAAGCTGGCGGCGCACTTCGGCAAGCTGGACGAGGCGTTGCTCGCGCGCGTGGTGACGGTCAACCGGCTCACGCCCACCATCGTGGAGGTGGTGGTGAAGGCGCCCTTCGCCGCGCAGCACTTCGAGCCCGGCCAGTTCTACCGGCTGCAGAACTTCGAGCGGACGGCGACGGTGGTGGACGGGGTGCGGCTCACCATGGAGGGCCTGGCGCTCACGGGCGCGTGGGTGGACAAGGAGAAGGGGCTCATGGGCACCATCGTGCTGGAGATGGGCTCCTCGTCCCGGCTGTGCGCGGCGCTCAAGCCGGGCGAGCCGGTGGTGGTGATGGGTCCCACGGGCGCGCCCACGGAGATCCCGCACAACGAGACGGTGCTGCTGGTGGGCGGAGGCCTGGGCAACGCGGTGCTCTTCTCCATCGCGCGCTCGCTGCGCGCCGCCGGGTGCAAGGTGGTGTACTTCGCCGGCTTCCGTCAGCGCGCGGACGTCTTCAAGCACGAGGAGATCGAGGCCTCCACGGACCAGGTGGTGTGGTCGGTGGACGCGGGCGATACCATCGAGCCGCGGCGTCCCCAGGACTCGTCCTTCCGGGGCAACGTGGTGCAGGCGATGCTCGCCTACGCCAAGGGTGAGCTGAGCACGAAGCCCCTGGTCTCCTTCAGCCAGGTGGATCGCATCATCGCCATCGGCTCGGACCGGATGATGCGCGCGGTGCAGGAGGCCCGGCACGGGGTGCTCCAGCCCCACCTCAAGCCCGAGCACGAGGCGATCGGCTCCATCAACTCGCCCATGCAGTGCATGATGAAGGAGATCTGCGCGCAGTGCCTGCAGCGGCACGTGGATCCGAAGACGGGCAAGGAGACGTGGGTGTTCTCCTGCTTCAACCAGGATCAGCGCCTGGACGAGGTGGACTTCGCCAACCTCAACCAGCGGCTGCGCGGCAACACGGTCCTGGAGAAGATGTCGGACCTGTACCTGGCGCAGCTGCTCAAGAAGGTGCCCGGCCTGCGCCGCGTGTAG
- the cyaY gene encoding iron donor protein CyaY yields MMDEATYNQLVAGAFKRILAAADGIDPDVLEAESTGDMVTLTSASREKCIVNTQRAVRQIWVAGRGQGIHFSYEPTRGLWLDDKGKGLELFRFVADVVQDISGEPLTYRA; encoded by the coding sequence ATGATGGACGAGGCCACCTACAACCAGCTCGTGGCGGGGGCGTTCAAGCGCATCCTCGCCGCGGCGGACGGGATTGATCCCGACGTGCTGGAGGCCGAGAGCACGGGCGACATGGTGACGCTCACCAGCGCCTCGCGCGAGAAGTGCATCGTCAACACCCAGCGCGCCGTGCGGCAGATCTGGGTCGCCGGCCGCGGGCAGGGCATCCACTTCTCCTACGAGCCCACCCGGGGCCTCTGGCTGGACGACAAGGGCAAGGGGCTCGAGCTGTTCCGCTTCGTGGCGGACGTCGTCCAGGACATCTCCGGCGAGCCGCTCACCTACCGCGCCTGA
- the rpsB gene encoding 30S ribosomal protein S2, which yields METQDTTQQQAMAAASGITMRQLLEAGVHFGHQTKRWNPKMKPFIFGARNGIYIIDLQKTVNMARAAFRFVADITARGGSVLFVGTKKQAQDVIQEEARRSGQFFVTSRWLGGTLTNFKTIKQGIDRLKTLEKMAEDGTFERLPKKEVAALEREREKLEKNLGGVKEMTKLPKCIFVIDPKKEHIAVHEANRLGIPVIGVVDTNCDPDGIDFVIPGNDDAIRSIKLFTSKVAESCIEGGARYRASGAAERDEEEARDDRRGEREDRGGDRRGPRRNDRGGERRGGERGDRGGDRRGPLVEMKGGASAAASSGESASGEGGETAAE from the coding sequence ATGGAAACGCAAGACACGACGCAGCAGCAGGCCATGGCCGCCGCCAGCGGCATCACGATGCGGCAGCTCCTGGAGGCCGGTGTTCACTTCGGCCACCAGACGAAGCGCTGGAACCCCAAGATGAAGCCCTTCATCTTCGGCGCCCGCAACGGCATCTACATCATCGACCTGCAGAAGACGGTCAACATGGCCCGCGCGGCCTTCCGCTTCGTGGCGGACATCACCGCGCGCGGTGGCTCGGTGCTCTTCGTGGGCACCAAGAAGCAGGCCCAGGACGTCATCCAGGAGGAGGCGCGCCGCTCGGGCCAGTTCTTCGTCACCAGCCGCTGGCTGGGTGGCACGCTGACCAACTTCAAGACCATCAAGCAGGGGATCGATCGGCTCAAGACCCTGGAGAAGATGGCCGAGGACGGCACCTTCGAGCGCCTGCCCAAGAAGGAAGTGGCGGCCCTGGAGCGCGAGCGCGAGAAGCTCGAGAAGAACCTGGGCGGCGTGAAGGAGATGACCAAGCTGCCCAAGTGCATCTTCGTCATCGACCCGAAGAAGGAGCACATCGCCGTGCACGAGGCCAACCGCCTCGGCATCCCCGTCATCGGCGTGGTGGACACCAACTGCGACCCGGACGGCATCGACTTCGTCATCCCGGGCAACGACGACGCCATCCGCTCCATCAAGCTCTTCACCTCCAAGGTGGCCGAGTCCTGCATCGAGGGCGGCGCCCGCTACCGCGCCAGCGGCGCGGCGGAGCGTGACGAGGAGGAGGCCCGTGACGACCGCCGGGGTGAGCGCGAGGACCGCGGTGGCGATCGCCGGGGTCCCCGCCGCAACGACCGGGGCGGTGAGCGCCGCGGTGGTGAGCGTGGCGACCGCGGCGGTGACCGCCGGGGGCCGCTCGTGGAGATGAAGGGTGGCGCTTCCGCCGCCGCCTCGTCGGGCGAGTCCGCCTCTGGCGAGGGTGGCGAGACCGCCGCCGAGTAA